In Spirochaeta thermophila DSM 6578, the following proteins share a genomic window:
- a CDS encoding branched-chain amino acid ABC transporter permease, with the protein MNLLGEVLQQTVNGIALGGIYALIAIGYTMIYGIIKLINFAHGDILMLGTFMAYFVLMATGPTPLGLVLAFLVAMPGSAILGMIIERFAYKPLRNAPRINALITAIGVSLFLENLARVLPFIGPNPRQFPTPPSVFLSYGGVGISNIQLLIIVVSVVLMLVLSYIVERTKVGKAMRAVSYDKPASALMGIDVNRVISFTFALGSALAAAAGILFASAYPLIEPYMGIMPGLKAFVAAVLGGIGSIPGAMVGGFIMGLAETYTKGFINSQLADAIAFGILILILLVKPSGLFGKETSEKV; encoded by the coding sequence GTGAACCTGCTGGGGGAAGTCCTGCAACAGACCGTCAACGGGATCGCGCTGGGAGGGATCTACGCCCTCATCGCCATCGGCTACACCATGATCTACGGGATCATAAAACTCATCAACTTTGCCCACGGCGATATCCTCATGCTCGGCACGTTCATGGCCTACTTCGTGCTCATGGCGACCGGTCCCACCCCCCTCGGCCTGGTGCTCGCCTTCCTGGTGGCCATGCCCGGGAGCGCCATCCTCGGTATGATCATCGAGCGCTTCGCCTACAAGCCTCTGAGGAACGCGCCCCGTATCAACGCCCTCATCACCGCGATCGGGGTGAGTCTCTTCCTCGAGAACCTCGCCCGCGTCCTCCCCTTCATCGGGCCCAATCCGAGGCAGTTCCCGACTCCCCCCTCGGTCTTCCTCAGTTACGGGGGAGTGGGTATCAGCAACATCCAGCTCCTCATCATCGTGGTCTCGGTGGTGCTCATGCTCGTGCTCTCCTATATCGTGGAACGCACCAAGGTGGGGAAGGCCATGCGGGCCGTCTCCTACGACAAGCCCGCGAGTGCCCTCATGGGGATCGACGTCAACCGGGTGATCTCCTTCACCTTCGCCCTCGGGTCGGCCCTCGCCGCGGCCGCGGGGATCCTCTTCGCCTCGGCCTATCCCCTCATCGAGCCGTACATGGGCATCATGCCCGGGCTCAAAGCCTTCGTGGCGGCCGTACTGGGTGGTATCGGGAGCATCCCCGGCGCCATGGTGGGAGGGTTCATCATGGGGCTCGCTGAGACCTACACAAAGGGCTTCATCAACTCGCAGCTCGCCGATGCGATCGCCTTCGGTATCCTCATCCTCATCCTGCTCGTGAAGCCCTCGGGACTCTTCGGGAAAGAAACCAGCGAGAAGGTGTAG
- a CDS encoding IspD/TarI family cytidylyltransferase, which yields MSADAGFVVTAAGASARMGGARKKEYRLLDGLPVLLHSIQAAFRTGLFDRYVVVLPPGDEAVWYDELLPLLDNPCRDLVTLAPGGTSRQESVFHALEALSGDPPEIVLIHDGARPWVSPDLIGRVYRKAREKGACIPVVALVDAPKRIGPTGEVVEHLDKHHLVGAQTPQGFRFSLIYEAHRRFHDRLHLFPDDAALCHAAGIPVHTVEGDPVNRKITFPWDLP from the coding sequence ATGAGCGCCGATGCCGGTTTCGTGGTCACCGCGGCAGGGGCGAGCGCCCGGATGGGCGGAGCCCGGAAGAAGGAATACCGCCTCCTCGACGGCCTCCCCGTGCTCCTCCACAGCATCCAGGCAGCCTTCCGAACCGGACTCTTCGACCGCTATGTGGTAGTGCTCCCTCCAGGGGACGAGGCGGTCTGGTACGATGAGTTGCTCCCGCTCCTCGACAACCCATGTCGAGATCTCGTCACCCTTGCACCGGGTGGAACCTCACGTCAGGAGTCGGTGTTCCACGCCCTCGAGGCCCTCTCGGGAGACCCCCCGGAGATCGTCCTCATCCATGACGGCGCCCGCCCCTGGGTGAGCCCGGACCTCATCGGAAGGGTGTACCGAAAGGCGAGAGAGAAGGGAGCCTGCATCCCGGTGGTCGCCCTCGTGGACGCCCCAAAGAGGATAGGCCCCACCGGGGAAGTCGTGGAACACCTCGACAAGCACCACCTCGTGGGGGCCCAGACCCCGCAAGGTTTCCGCTTCTCCCTCATCTATGAGGCCCACAGGCGGTTCCACGATCGTCTCCACCTCTTTCCTGACGATGCCGCCCTCTGTCACGCGGCAGGTATCCCCGTCCATACGGTGGAGGGAGATCCGGTCAACAGGAAGATCACCTTTCCCTGGGATCTGCCATGA
- a CDS encoding TVP38/TMEM64 family protein, with the protein MRDFRWKDLLFPGFFLVSLALVFFLVPSLWEMFTDPERIVRLVRSWGLYGALGFLGLQVLQVVIFVLPGEVVQVAAGFLFGKWEGFLLSVVGIGLGSCFNFFLARLSGRGFVSSLVGEGELGRFDRFLSSSRGEGALFLLFLIPGIPKDVLCYVAGVGNIPFSLFFLLSMTARLPGIVGSVWLGHALFEQEWLVAGIIGAAAFVLFLLGVLFRDRLHSFLDRVRKRRR; encoded by the coding sequence ATGAGAGACTTCAGATGGAAGGACCTCCTCTTTCCGGGGTTCTTTCTCGTATCGCTTGCGCTGGTGTTCTTCCTCGTTCCCTCCCTCTGGGAGATGTTCACGGATCCCGAGAGGATCGTCCGCCTGGTCCGCTCCTGGGGCCTCTACGGTGCGCTGGGTTTCCTCGGGCTCCAGGTGCTCCAGGTGGTGATCTTCGTCCTCCCCGGTGAGGTGGTCCAGGTGGCGGCGGGGTTCCTTTTCGGGAAGTGGGAGGGCTTCCTCCTGAGCGTGGTGGGGATCGGCCTGGGCTCGTGTTTCAACTTCTTTCTCGCCCGCCTCTCGGGGAGGGGCTTCGTCTCTTCCCTCGTCGGTGAGGGGGAGCTGGGACGGTTCGACCGGTTCCTCTCTTCCTCCCGGGGAGAGGGCGCGCTCTTCCTCCTCTTCCTGATCCCCGGCATCCCCAAGGACGTCCTCTGCTATGTGGCGGGTGTGGGGAACATCCCGTTCTCCCTCTTCTTCCTCCTCTCCATGACGGCCCGTCTCCCCGGCATCGTCGGGAGCGTATGGCTCGGACATGCCCTCTTCGAGCAGGAGTGGCTGGTGGCGGGGATCATCGGGGCGGCTGCCTTCGTGTTATTCCTGTTGGGAGTTCTCTTCAGGGATCGGCTTCACTCCTTCCTCGATCGTGTGAGGAAGAGGAGACGCTGA
- a CDS encoding CarD family transcriptional regulator, giving the protein MTSRNTSAQPEPQFKVHDHVVYPLQGVGEVVRIEEREFKGEGLLYYVIYIPVSDMTVMVPVHKAAEIGIRPIVSREEALEALDFISENPQAGPTDWKTRYQMNLDLLKKGSVMDIARVVRALYYRSKIKELPILERKLFDNALRILVDEISFALEISAKEVEARIFQQLEQESAPIEEEEEDLFEEEDEDLNFEEEDEEENGDDMEDADLDEEDDSEE; this is encoded by the coding sequence ATGACCAGCAGGAACACGTCCGCCCAACCCGAACCCCAGTTCAAGGTGCACGATCACGTGGTCTACCCACTCCAGGGAGTGGGTGAGGTGGTACGGATCGAGGAAAGGGAATTCAAGGGAGAGGGACTCCTCTACTACGTGATCTACATCCCGGTCTCCGATATGACGGTGATGGTTCCTGTCCACAAGGCCGCGGAGATAGGCATCAGACCCATCGTATCCAGGGAGGAAGCGCTCGAGGCCCTCGACTTCATCTCCGAGAATCCCCAGGCAGGCCCCACCGACTGGAAGACCCGCTACCAGATGAACCTGGATCTCCTCAAGAAGGGAAGCGTGATGGATATCGCCCGCGTGGTCCGAGCCCTCTACTACCGAAGCAAGATAAAGGAGCTGCCCATCCTGGAACGCAAGCTCTTCGACAACGCCCTCCGCATTCTGGTGGACGAGATATCCTTCGCCCTCGAGATCTCCGCGAAAGAAGTGGAGGCCCGCATCTTCCAGCAACTCGAACAGGAGAGCGCGCCCATCGAGGAAGAAGAAGAGGACCTATTCGAGGAAGAGGACGAAGATCTGAACTTCGAAGAAGAGGACGAGGAAGAGAACGGGGACGACATGGAGGACGCAGACCTGGACGAAGAGGACGATTCCGAGGAATGA
- a CDS encoding branched-chain amino acid ABC transporter permease, whose amino-acid sequence MRKEYRDGLVLAGLSIGVVAAVTALVRSGFTTLYTAQVITLSGINVIVALGLNLITGFTGQLAIGHAGFMAVGAYTSALTMMLLGFPPVLGVISGGLLAAVVGMLIGFPTFRLRGDYLAIVTLAFGEVIRVIIINLPSLTGGAAGLKGVPPFAEGRMLKQIVAMDVVLVFMFLVIALMYTVVRSSYGRALIAIRDDEIAAHTMGIDVFGYKMFSFTLSAFIAGLGGGLYAPFFGYLTPQTFTFLKSVEILIIVVFGGMGSITGTVVAGFLLTSLQEFLRFLKDYRMVIYPLILIVMMLFRPQGLFGEREISISSLFRKAGGKRTSEEGDPT is encoded by the coding sequence ATGAGAAAAGAATACAGAGACGGGCTCGTGCTCGCGGGACTCTCCATCGGCGTGGTTGCCGCAGTCACCGCCCTCGTGCGGTCGGGGTTCACCACACTCTACACGGCCCAGGTGATCACCCTCTCCGGGATCAATGTGATCGTGGCGCTCGGGCTCAACCTCATCACCGGGTTCACCGGGCAGCTGGCCATCGGCCATGCGGGATTCATGGCGGTAGGGGCCTACACGAGCGCCCTCACCATGATGCTCCTGGGATTCCCCCCTGTGCTCGGCGTGATCTCGGGAGGACTCCTCGCCGCCGTGGTGGGGATGCTCATCGGGTTCCCCACGTTCCGGCTCAGGGGCGACTATCTCGCCATCGTAACCCTCGCCTTCGGTGAGGTGATCCGTGTGATCATCATCAACCTCCCTTCCCTCACGGGTGGGGCGGCGGGGCTCAAAGGGGTGCCGCCTTTCGCCGAGGGGAGGATGCTCAAGCAGATCGTGGCCATGGATGTGGTGCTCGTCTTCATGTTCCTCGTGATCGCACTCATGTACACCGTGGTGCGTTCTTCCTACGGCAGGGCCCTCATCGCAATACGTGACGACGAGATCGCTGCCCACACCATGGGTATCGATGTCTTCGGGTACAAGATGTTCTCGTTCACCCTCTCGGCCTTCATCGCGGGCTTGGGGGGAGGGTTGTATGCCCCCTTCTTCGGTTACCTCACCCCCCAGACGTTCACCTTCCTCAAATCCGTGGAGATACTCATCATCGTGGTCTTCGGCGGCATGGGGAGCATCACGGGCACCGTGGTGGCGGGCTTCCTTCTCACCTCCCTCCAGGAGTTCCTCAGATTCCTCAAGGACTACCGGATGGTCATCTATCCGCTCATCCTCATCGTGATGATGCTCTTCAGACCTCAAGGCCTCTTCGGGGAGAGGGAGATCTCCATCTCGTCTCTCTTCCGCAAGGCCGGCGGGAAGCGTACGTCCGAGGAAGGAGATCCGACATGA
- a CDS encoding peptide ABC transporter substrate-binding protein, which translates to MKRVPVILLIFSLFAPLATAGEEARGQEFVVNILPSPSNLNPQRISTTNEAQIALALFEGLLTYHPSTLGPMPGVARKWEWNKDYTRITFYLRENARFSDGTPITAAHFRESWLYLIAHNLPYASLLDVITGARALREGKGSPEEVGIVAKDPHTLVLTLTNPAPYILKFLPHTAFAPVASGMDLSRTWAPSRDLVGNGPYRILKVEKDRLVLEKNPQYWDQESVKIPRLVITSYDDPERVMRLFNGDAIHWVADGYDLSLLNNRKALVLNPLFATTFYFFNASTPPFDDPRVRRALALLVPWDELRSSDRYFFPTSHLVPQIPGYPEVAGITEPDEETALSLLQEAGFPEGKGLPVITCYAVEGGQEEIDILTRLWRERLGLQVQVKAFTSMQAYFNAMEKAPSFHLASITWVGDFPDPLTFLSLWESGGSLNYARFSSPEYDELLREANTTQGKERYSLLARAEEFLISESAVILPIAHSPALNLVDLDWIGGWYPNPLDIHPFHTLEFLPTELGPGVVRSEERGGIPQRLLFLTRSRKE; encoded by the coding sequence ATGAAACGAGTACCTGTCATACTGCTCATCTTCTCCCTTTTCGCTCCTCTCGCCACGGCGGGGGAAGAGGCTCGCGGCCAGGAGTTCGTCGTGAACATCCTCCCCTCTCCCTCCAACCTCAACCCCCAACGCATCAGCACCACCAACGAGGCCCAGATCGCACTCGCCCTCTTCGAAGGGCTCCTCACCTACCACCCGTCCACCCTCGGCCCCATGCCGGGGGTGGCCCGGAAATGGGAGTGGAACAAAGACTACACCCGCATCACCTTCTACCTGAGAGAGAACGCACGCTTCTCGGACGGCACCCCCATCACCGCAGCCCACTTCAGGGAAAGCTGGCTCTACCTCATCGCCCACAACCTGCCGTACGCCTCGCTCCTCGACGTGATCACCGGCGCCCGCGCGCTCCGAGAGGGGAAGGGATCACCTGAAGAGGTGGGCATTGTGGCAAAAGACCCCCACACGCTCGTCCTTACCCTCACCAACCCCGCCCCCTACATCCTCAAGTTCCTCCCCCACACCGCCTTTGCACCCGTCGCCTCGGGCATGGATCTCTCACGGACCTGGGCACCCTCACGAGACCTCGTCGGGAACGGTCCATATCGCATTCTGAAGGTGGAAAAAGACCGTCTGGTACTGGAAAAGAACCCCCAGTATTGGGACCAGGAGTCGGTGAAGATCCCTCGCCTCGTGATCACCTCGTACGACGATCCGGAGCGTGTGATGCGCCTCTTCAACGGAGACGCCATCCACTGGGTGGCCGATGGATACGACCTGTCACTCCTCAACAACAGGAAGGCACTCGTCCTCAACCCGCTCTTTGCCACCACCTTCTACTTCTTCAACGCATCCACCCCCCCCTTCGACGATCCCCGCGTGCGCAGGGCCCTGGCCCTCCTCGTACCCTGGGACGAACTCCGCTCTTCCGATCGCTACTTCTTCCCCACCTCACACCTCGTCCCCCAGATCCCGGGATACCCCGAGGTCGCGGGCATCACCGAACCCGACGAGGAGACCGCCCTCTCACTCCTCCAGGAGGCGGGATTCCCCGAAGGCAAAGGCCTCCCGGTCATCACGTGCTATGCCGTGGAGGGCGGGCAGGAGGAGATCGACATACTGACGCGGCTCTGGAGGGAGAGGCTCGGCCTCCAGGTGCAGGTGAAGGCCTTCACCTCCATGCAGGCCTACTTCAACGCCATGGAGAAGGCCCCCTCGTTCCACCTCGCATCCATCACCTGGGTGGGTGATTTCCCGGATCCGCTCACCTTCCTGTCTCTCTGGGAATCGGGCGGCTCTCTCAACTACGCCCGCTTCTCCTCCCCCGAATACGATGAACTCCTGCGGGAGGCCAACACCACACAGGGGAAAGAGCGCTACTCCCTCCTCGCGCGGGCCGAGGAATTCCTCATCTCGGAGAGCGCGGTGATCCTTCCCATAGCCCACAGCCCCGCCCTCAACCTCGTGGACCTCGACTGGATAGGCGGATGGTACCCGAACCCCCTCGACATCCACCCCTTCCACACCCTCGAGTTCCTCCCCACCGAGCTCGGCCCGGGAGTGGTCCGATCGGAAGAGAGGGGAGGGATCCCTCAGCGTCTCCTCTTCCTCACACGATCGAGGAAGGAGTGA
- a CDS encoding CBS and ACT domain-containing protein, which produces MKVAQVMTHNPVTVTPATTLSDAQELMRREKIHRLPVIDEKGRVVGIVSEKDLLYASPSPATTLNVYEMAQLLSKVRIKEVMRTPVITVTEDTYIEDAARIMVDNNIGGLPVVRGEKLVGIITESDIFKRFVELFGTRKKGVRLTLLIPERRGEIADIASAIARAGGNIVSLGTFLGEDPTSALFIVKVEGLSKEEACSIVEPLVEKVVDAAMV; this is translated from the coding sequence ATGAAAGTAGCCCAGGTGATGACACACAACCCCGTGACCGTGACTCCTGCGACGACGCTCTCCGATGCACAGGAACTGATGCGGAGGGAGAAGATCCATCGCCTTCCCGTGATAGACGAGAAGGGGAGAGTGGTGGGGATCGTCTCGGAGAAGGACCTGCTCTACGCCTCACCGTCTCCCGCCACCACGCTCAACGTCTACGAAATGGCGCAGCTCCTCTCGAAGGTGAGGATCAAGGAGGTGATGCGCACGCCGGTGATCACGGTGACGGAGGACACCTACATCGAGGATGCGGCCCGGATCATGGTGGACAACAACATCGGAGGGCTCCCCGTGGTTCGGGGGGAGAAACTCGTGGGGATCATCACTGAGAGCGACATCTTCAAGCGGTTCGTGGAACTCTTCGGTACCAGGAAGAAAGGGGTGCGGCTCACCCTTCTCATCCCCGAGAGGCGGGGAGAGATCGCGGACATCGCCTCCGCCATCGCCCGGGCCGGGGGGAACATCGTCTCCCTGGGGACCTTCCTCGGTGAGGATCCGACCAGCGCCCTCTTCATCGTCAAGGTGGAGGGTCTTTCCAAGGAGGAAGCCTGCTCCATCGTGGAACCGCTCGTGGAGAAGGTGGTGGATGCGGCGATGGTGTAG
- the fusA gene encoding elongation factor G — translation MNDFQKHMRNIGISAHIDSGKTTLTERILYYCNRIHQIHEVKGKDGAGATMDYMELEKERGITITSAATYVTWKDHMINIIDTPGHVDFTIEVERALRVLDGAVLVLCAVGGVQSQTLTVDRQLKRYRVPRLAFINKCDRVGANPYKVRDQIEEKLGLDAVLVQIPIGLEDQHKGVVDLITMKALYFEGANGEHVVEAEIPGELVAEAEAKREEMLDALSMYSDDLAEAILEGEDIPEDLIHDAIRKGTLSLKLCPIFMGAAYKNKGVQPLLDGVVRYLPSPYDIKNVALDLSNDEAEVELKSVDDAPTVAYAFKLEDGQYGQLTYIRIYQGMVKKGMELLNTRSRKKFKIGRLVRMHANHMEDISEARCGDIVALFGIDCVSGDTFCDPSLNYAMTSMYVPEPVISLAIKPKDKKSEDAVAKALNRFAKEDPTFRVYIDPETNETIIQGMGELHLDVYIERMRREYKADVETGMPQVAYRETITKRADFDYLHKKQTGGSGQYGRVAGYIEPIPLEEGKTYEFVDQIKGGVIPNEYIPSCDKGFQKAMEKGSLIGFPVVGVRVVINDGQYHAVDSSDIAFQLAAIGAFREAYEKADPVILEPIMKVTVEGPTEFQGNIFASINQRRGIILSSTEDGMMCRVEAEVPLSEMFGYSTVLRSLTQGKAEFSMEFARYAKVPVNIAEELKQKFQKKAKVEG, via the coding sequence ATGAACGATTTCCAGAAACACATGCGCAACATAGGGATCAGCGCACACATCGACTCGGGGAAGACCACTCTCACCGAGCGGATCCTCTACTACTGCAACCGCATCCACCAGATCCACGAGGTGAAGGGGAAGGATGGGGCGGGCGCTACCATGGACTACATGGAGCTCGAGAAGGAGCGGGGTATCACCATCACCTCGGCGGCCACCTATGTGACCTGGAAGGATCACATGATCAACATCATCGATACGCCGGGGCACGTGGATTTCACCATCGAGGTGGAACGGGCGCTCAGGGTGCTCGACGGCGCCGTGCTCGTGCTCTGTGCGGTCGGCGGGGTGCAGTCGCAGACGCTCACGGTGGACAGACAGCTCAAGCGCTACCGGGTCCCCCGGCTCGCCTTCATCAACAAGTGCGACCGCGTGGGGGCCAACCCCTACAAGGTGCGCGATCAGATAGAGGAGAAGCTGGGACTCGATGCAGTCCTGGTCCAGATCCCCATCGGGCTCGAGGATCAGCACAAGGGAGTGGTGGATCTCATCACCATGAAGGCCCTCTATTTCGAGGGCGCCAACGGTGAACACGTGGTAGAAGCCGAGATTCCCGGCGAACTCGTGGCCGAGGCGGAGGCAAAACGGGAGGAGATGCTCGACGCCCTCTCCATGTACTCCGACGATCTCGCGGAGGCCATCCTGGAAGGCGAGGACATCCCCGAAGACCTCATTCACGATGCGATCCGCAAGGGGACCCTCTCGCTGAAGCTCTGTCCCATCTTCATGGGGGCGGCCTACAAGAACAAGGGGGTGCAGCCCCTCCTCGACGGAGTAGTGCGGTATCTCCCTTCGCCTTACGACATCAAGAACGTGGCGCTCGATCTCTCGAACGACGAGGCCGAGGTGGAGCTCAAGTCCGTGGACGATGCACCCACGGTGGCCTATGCGTTCAAGCTCGAGGACGGACAGTACGGTCAGCTCACCTACATCAGGATCTACCAGGGCATGGTGAAAAAGGGCATGGAGCTCTTGAACACCCGGAGCAGGAAGAAATTCAAGATCGGGCGGCTCGTGCGTATGCACGCGAACCACATGGAGGACATCTCCGAGGCCCGCTGTGGGGACATCGTGGCCCTCTTCGGGATCGACTGCGTCTCGGGCGACACCTTCTGCGATCCTTCGCTCAACTACGCCATGACCTCCATGTATGTCCCGGAACCGGTGATCTCGCTCGCCATAAAGCCCAAGGACAAGAAGTCCGAGGACGCCGTGGCCAAGGCGCTCAACCGCTTCGCCAAGGAGGACCCTACCTTCAGGGTGTACATCGATCCGGAGACCAATGAGACCATCATCCAGGGGATGGGCGAGCTTCACCTCGATGTGTATATCGAACGGATGCGGCGCGAGTACAAGGCCGACGTGGAGACCGGCATGCCCCAGGTGGCATATCGTGAGACCATCACGAAGCGGGCCGACTTCGACTATCTCCACAAGAAGCAGACGGGCGGATCCGGACAGTACGGACGGGTGGCCGGATATATCGAACCGATCCCCCTGGAAGAGGGGAAGACCTACGAGTTCGTGGATCAGATCAAAGGCGGGGTGATCCCCAACGAGTACATCCCCTCCTGTGACAAGGGGTTCCAGAAGGCCATGGAGAAGGGGAGCCTCATCGGGTTCCCGGTGGTGGGCGTGAGGGTGGTCATCAACGACGGCCAGTACCATGCGGTGGACTCCTCCGACATCGCGTTCCAGCTCGCCGCGATCGGCGCCTTCAGAGAGGCGTACGAGAAGGCCGACCCGGTCATACTCGAACCCATCATGAAGGTCACCGTGGAAGGGCCTACCGAGTTCCAGGGAAACATCTTCGCTAGCATCAACCAGCGTCGAGGTATTATACTGAGTAGTACAGAGGACGGGATGATGTGCCGGGTGGAGGCGGAGGTGCCGCTCAGCGAGATGTTCGGCTACTCGACGGTGCTCAGGTCCCTCACCCAAGGGAAGGCGGAGTTCAGCATGGAGTTCGCCCGGTACGCGAAGGTTCCCGTGAATATCGCCGAGGAACTGAAACAGAAGTTCCAGAAAAAAGCAAAGGTGGAAGGGTAA
- the ispF gene encoding 2-C-methyl-D-erythritol 2,4-cyclodiphosphate synthase — MRIGMGYDSHRLKKGRPLMLGGVQIPSPRGEAGHSDGDVLLHAITDAIYGALAEGDIGTHFPPSDPRHKDKPSRFFLSHALDLMESRGLRITNLDCTVILERPRLAPHREAIRASLSALLSLPPDAVSIKAKTKEGLDAAGRGKAIEAFAVLLLEERV; from the coding sequence ATGAGAATCGGAATGGGTTACGACAGCCACAGACTCAAGAAAGGGCGCCCCCTCATGCTGGGCGGTGTGCAGATACCCTCCCCTCGTGGGGAGGCAGGACACTCGGACGGGGACGTACTCCTCCATGCCATCACCGACGCCATCTACGGCGCCCTCGCGGAGGGAGATATAGGCACGCACTTTCCCCCTTCCGATCCTCGCCACAAGGACAAGCCCAGCAGGTTCTTCCTCTCGCACGCACTCGATCTCATGGAGTCCCGAGGTTTGCGTATCACGAACCTGGACTGTACGGTGATCCTCGAACGTCCCAGGCTCGCCCCCCACAGGGAGGCCATCCGCGCCTCTCTCTCGGCGCTCCTCTCCCTCCCCCCCGATGCCGTCTCCATAAAAGCCAAGACAAAGGAAGGCCTCGACGCCGCCGGGCGAGGCAAGGCGATCGAGGCCTTTGCGGTGCTCCTGCTCGAAGAGAGGGTGTGA
- a CDS encoding ABC transporter ATP-binding protein gives MLKVEGLRVNYDAIEALHGISFEVREGEIVTLIGANGAGKSTTLNAICGLVPVSRGGITFMGEDLVGLSPHGIVQRGISQVPEGRRVFANLTVEDNLLMGAYTRKDAKAVRRDMEQVYERFPRLKERYRQLAGTLSGGEQQMLALGRALMSRPRLLLMDEPSMGLAPLLVREIFSIIQDLNREGVTILLVEQNAHMALKIAHRGYVLETGNIILSGTVAELLENEEVKRAYLGG, from the coding sequence TTGCTTAAGGTAGAAGGGCTCCGTGTGAACTACGATGCCATCGAGGCCCTCCACGGCATCTCCTTCGAGGTCCGGGAGGGCGAGATCGTGACCCTCATCGGTGCCAATGGAGCGGGGAAGAGTACCACGCTCAATGCGATCTGCGGCCTCGTGCCGGTCTCCCGGGGGGGGATCACCTTCATGGGAGAAGACCTCGTCGGCCTCTCCCCTCATGGGATCGTGCAGCGCGGTATCTCCCAGGTCCCCGAAGGGAGGCGGGTGTTCGCCAACCTCACGGTGGAGGACAACCTCCTCATGGGGGCCTATACCCGCAAGGATGCGAAGGCCGTTCGGAGGGACATGGAGCAGGTCTACGAGCGGTTCCCCAGGCTCAAGGAGCGGTATCGACAGCTCGCAGGGACGTTGAGCGGGGGGGAACAGCAGATGCTCGCGCTGGGGAGGGCCCTCATGTCGAGGCCGAGGCTCCTCCTGATGGACGAGCCTTCGATGGGTCTCGCCCCCCTCCTGGTGCGGGAGATCTTCTCCATCATCCAGGACCTCAACCGTGAGGGTGTCACCATCCTCCTGGTGGAGCAGAACGCGCACATGGCCCTCAAGATCGCCCATAGAGGCTATGTACTCGAGACGGGGAACATCATCCTCTCGGGTACGGTGGCCGAGCTTCTCGAGAACGAAGAGGTGAAGCGCGCCTACCTGGGCGGCTAG
- a CDS encoding ABC transporter ATP-binding protein — MKSILEVRDLSISFGGLRAVDHFRLTLGEGELVGLIGPNGAGKTTVFNMLTGIYRPTSGRILFRGRRDEEPRDITELKPHQITSRGIARTFQNIRLLKGRSVLENVLIAYHYRVPYSLLDAVLRTGRYYRGERALVDEAMEFLSIFGIEGKARELAQNLPYGEQRKLEIVRALATHPVLLLLDEPAAGMNPKETRALMDLIRFIRERFSLTILLIEHDMSLVMNVCERIVVLDYGRIIAEGDPESIRRNPEVIKAYLGEEVEIA, encoded by the coding sequence ATGAAGTCCATACTCGAGGTACGGGATCTTTCGATTTCGTTCGGCGGTCTCAGGGCCGTGGACCACTTCCGCCTCACCCTCGGTGAGGGCGAGCTCGTGGGCCTCATCGGCCCGAACGGCGCGGGCAAGACCACGGTCTTCAATATGCTCACCGGCATCTACCGGCCCACCTCCGGGAGGATCCTCTTCAGGGGGAGGCGGGACGAGGAGCCGAGGGACATCACCGAGCTCAAGCCCCATCAGATCACGAGCAGGGGTATCGCCCGTACGTTCCAGAACATCCGGCTCCTCAAAGGGAGGAGCGTGCTCGAGAACGTCCTCATCGCCTACCACTACAGGGTTCCCTACTCGCTCCTCGATGCGGTCCTTCGTACCGGGCGGTACTACCGCGGTGAGCGGGCCCTCGTGGATGAGGCCATGGAGTTCCTTTCCATCTTCGGCATCGAAGGGAAGGCCCGTGAACTCGCCCAGAACCTCCCCTACGGCGAACAGCGGAAGCTCGAGATCGTGCGGGCTCTCGCAACGCATCCCGTGCTCCTCCTGCTCGACGAGCCTGCCGCCGGGATGAATCCAAAGGAGACCAGGGCCCTCATGGACCTCATCCGGTTCATCAGGGAGCGCTTCTCCCTCACGATCCTGCTCATCGAGCACGACATGAGTCTGGTGATGAACGTGTGCGAGCGCATCGTGGTCCTGGACTACGGCAGGATCATCGCGGAAGGGGATCCCGAGAGCATCCGTCGGAACCCCGAGGTGATAAAGGCGTATCTCGGAGAGGAGGTGGAGATTGCTTAA